GACAGTAGTGAAATTTAATCATTGGTCATTCATACAAATCTGCCCATCTGAAACCAACTGCGCTGCCCCTACGGTAAATATCCTTTGTGTAACAGTCAAATTTTAGTCCGTCGTATATCCTTCGTATATCCTTCTTTCAAGGGAGACAATAACTTTACTACGTGGATTACAATGTTTAACAATTCTTTATTATTAGTATAGTTTTCTTTCATACATTATACTTGTAAATTACTTTGAAAGTTTGTATTTTTGTGAGAGTATAAGTtagtggagtactatataaatcAAATTTCTGGGAAGCTTCTTGTTAGGCAGGCTTGGAGTCAGATCAATATAAAAAACTATCATAAAACTGGCCAGCTGTGATGAGTCATATTTTCACGCGtcataacaaataaaattaaatcatggtACATAATTTGTTCCCTCATTTTTGGAGAAATTATGGGCTTTTATTTGGCTCCATTCTTTGTTAATGTTTCATCTTTTATCAGTACTCGAAAACGACTTTATATTTGCCAGcgatatttcatttttatacaaAATTGATTGTTTAATACTAGTATAACTTTATAACtatgtaattatttaatacATGAAAagtcaaataatatttttattaatttttaatattggtCATGCCTTATGCTTCaggtaattaattaatgattcCTAAACTATTAATTGGTGTAATTTAACGATCTATTTAATGAACTTAATATTTTTGTGATGGATGGACTATTCTTTTGTTTTGGGTGGAAACCCTCTACATtaatttcaacaaaaccagctctaaaaaatgaatattcaaCTAATTTGCTTTGGCCTTGTTCAAACAAACCAACTATTCTGAGACTGAGAGTGATTGTAAACATTGTTAATAGTTAATAACATTATAAAATGTCGTTAAGAATTATATGGTAGTCGGCCAAAAATGACTTGTTTAAGCACTTAGATTTGTTAGGTTTTGTtcaattgataaatttgtacTAGTACTATCAACTtatgatttaaaaaataaataaattagcaTTTGCTTTATGTACTACAGCTAACTTCCAAAATTTTGCTGTGAAATTCACTTTTTGTGGTCTCCTCACACTGACACTAAAGCTTGGTGTTGAGCAGAAAATTACAGACTATTCACAATTcggtagtatttttttttattaaccttgatttttgtttctttatttaattgattgctttttttttctgttattacctctTAATTTATGATTTAGTTTGTTATTGTAGCAGTATTATTGTACAACTTTTCTTCAATAGTATTTTGTAATATATCATGTGCGGagtattacaaatttaaatttaagaaTTTATGTATTTCCTCGGTGGTAGGGAAATAtgttatttttcctttttcatctaTCTCATACAAATAGTACATATTCATTTATGCAAATATTTTCtcatatgattttattttattatttatgggtttaactatttattaatattatttcaattactttttctctttatttctcACTTTATCATTTACTCCATGTACTGGCCCCACCATTCTGTAAAGTTTATCTCATTTTGTCTCATACTTTAGcaattacgcattaaaatatgtgttttcCTAAATGATTTATTTCTATAGGACATGGGGAATAATTTTTATACATTTCATGGTTAGATTTCGTCCTCCCCATTTCATTTGTTTAATCATCTCTTGGCAGGAAATAAATTGATTGAATGTTAATTTCTTTTCCGTAAATACATATGGGGTGATAATTGTATGAACATTTTTTTATGCTTCAATACATTTAAGATTGTTGTTTTTGCTATCTTCCATGTTCCTCTTTTTATCCTTCTATCTCCATCGGGTTTTTCAGATACCCCCGAGTGTCGCATTAAACAGTCCTATACAAAATCGAAATGTGTGGAATATACTCCCTTTATTTCAtaacactttcctttttagttttatcttactaaaaatatcatatggagtaattatttttgaaaaaattctcaattacattaatataaaaattatattttctctttccacttaatATACAAAACAAAAGCCCTTAAAATCCGGCATCCCACAAGTTTGACATGACATCTTTTTGGGGACAGtattactctctccatccataaaatttgttttatttgtgaacaATACgggttttaatgaaaaattggtaaagtataaataatgaaaagaaaaaatgagtaaattaagagagatatgaagaaaaagaagtataaaaagaaactttctattttaataacagagaattttttttttcacacaTTTCAAAATGGCAAAAAACTAATTTCATGGACGAGTGGAGTATTTGTTACAAGTTTgtttaaattaatactccatctgtcccagaAAATATGGGCAATGTATGAAACGAAAGAATTATCAAACGATATCGAAGGAACAAATGAACAAACATTATTCTAAAATTAGTTTgaataataaactgaaataaTTAATGCCTAATAAATAATGCAATTTAGCAAGACACGCAATGCGACCAGTTTCGTCCTTTCCAATAAATACTCTTAAAATTTCAtttccctctctttctctctccctccattttttctctctccacgaAATTTCGAGGAAGCTCACTCCATGACTTCCCCCAACCATTTAACTCCCGCTCCTTCCACTCCCCTTCCTCTCAGCCCCCAATCCCCTTCCTCTCCTCCCCTCTACCTCCGCTTTCGCTTTTTCCGTGAATCATGAAGCTCACCAAGCTCTTCCGATCGAAGAAATCGCGATCTGTTTCCAGATCTGAAGCCGATCCGTCCTCCTTCAGCTCCTACACGACTTCCTCCTCCGACGACGGCGCCGCCAAGCGTCCGACCGGATCCTCCACGCCGACGAGCGTCCTCCCCTCCGCGGATCAGTGGACGGAGATCTCCGTCTGCTTCGAGCTGAAGCAGGCGTTCGAGATGATCGACCGCGACGGCGACGGAAAGATCACGAAGGAGGAGCTGGAGTCGCTCCTGAGCCGGCTCGGCGCGGAGCCGCCGAGCAAGGAGGAGCTGAGCCAGATCGACCGCGACGGCGACGGCTGCATCACGCTGGAGGAGTTCCACGCGATCGGATCGGCGTTCGCGCCGGCGGCGGACGCCTCGGAGCTGAGGCATACGTTCGACTTTTTCGACTCCGATCGCGACGGGAGGATCACGGCGGAGGAGCTCTTCCGCGTGTTCGAGACGATCGGAGACGCGCGGTGCACGTTAGAGGACTGCCGGCGCATGATAAGAGGGGTGGATAAGAACGGGGACGGGTTCGTCTGCTTCGAGGACTTTAGTCGTATGATGGAGCTTCAACGATGAATGGACATTTCActgttttcttattttaaaataaatagaaaaggaaatgaaatgaaaattcatCATTTGCCTTGCCTTGCTCTTATATTTTCATGTTTTCTCTTGATTCAGTCAACGGCTAGGATTGGAATTTGTCGATATTAATTATTATTGGCCGGGATAATAGGAAACTGATggattaaaaatgattaaataatGGCAACAGTAAATGGGCCCTAAAATGGGGCAATTGTCAAACGGTGAGTGGCAATTATTGGGAACAATTCCTATGCAATTTTAAGAGCATCTTCATCCGTGCTCTTGTTAACGAGCACAGATGTGGGTTCGGACCCCAcatttactccctgctcttaggcaagagtacaacacccacattcgtgctcttccgcaaggacaagctcaagggtcccaccattctattattcaatttaaataaaaacatttccacaaaattaaaatgcattaaaaataaccggaatactaatacaaattacaaaaaataaaaattatataattaaaatcctaaaaattaaaaagtacataattaaattcataaaataaaaaaaaactcactactcgtggtcgaatttcgtccaaatgtgtttgattatgtATTCTTatagctcaatgtgggctcgggtatcgcgcattgtgttccttgtttcgatcctctcgcccgcCGTCGTaagcacacctcggcgtgggggagacctcgcggttgatcTTCCGGCTGCATACTCGTCGTAAAAGCCAGACgtcatcggtccttcgtcggctataatcattttgtgcaagataatacacgtgtacatgatgtcggcgatatttttcacgtaccacagccgaaacggggccttcacaatgttgaattgggattgaaggaccccaaaacctctttcgacatctttccgagcggactcttgacgctgcgcaaaaagaacccgtctcgggtcttgcggattgctgagcgtcttcacgaaagtcgaccaccttgggtagataccatcggcgagatagtaacccatgtggtatgcatttccgttgacggtgaagtcgatcgccggtgctacaccattcaaaacatcattgaacgatggtgaagaatagagcacgttaaagtcgttgttggatccggcaataccaaaatatgcatgtcaaatccataggcggtagtcggcgacagcttcaaggataagtgttgggacgccgcctttgtggcggcttaagtgttgccccctccaagcaatcgggcaattcttccacctccaatgcatgcagtcaatgctgccaagcataccgggaaaaccatggattgtttcgtgaagacgaaccaatcatcggtggtgggtgcccgaaggaattcctcaccgaaagctgaacgaacgccgtcgcaaaaatttttaaggcaaaggattccagttgactcactgacatgcaaatactagtcgaagaggtcagtcgtttacccagtagcaagttgtcggatggcacacatacacttctgcaacaccgagagactttgccgaccggttgcgtctgtacttgtttgaaagtattcaacacgggcggataatgtgttgacaatacgcataaacaagcgttttgatATGCGAAAAcagcgccgaaagtaatcttccgaaaaccgcggctggtcggaaaaatagtcggcaacgaggctttcgttggctccctcccggtcacgatggatgtagtggcgagttgatctagttggtcgaggaggaggggcgggggtattcgcggcgacataggcttcatatgcggcacgatattgttcatagtattcttgttcttcgcgctccgcttccgcaatgagattggtgaaatccatttgatagggtttgagtgagagaggaagatgtagataagttgtatgaaaaaatatgaatgagagataaatgagagatgatttgatatgaaaaatggatgatgaatgtgtgtatttatagatgattttaggaataaaaaaattaaaaaaaaaataaaaaaaaaatccagaaaaacagttaaaaaacggccatatttttgagaatctgaaaatatattttttaaatttttggtattattttcgattttaaaaaaaacaaaaaaatgaatttccaacggaaatgccgtttggccaatcagaacgcgtcacgtcagctgctcgctggcacggacgtagacatgcccaccggttccggttccggcggttaaccgccgaaccggaaccgtggccattttcccgaaccggaaccgtcggaattcgggtcgcggtccggttctggttcaagatatttcgaaccggaaccgtcaccgaaccggcggttccggatggttcggaaccggcggttaaccggtggaaccgccggttcgggcgcgtATTTCAAGGCGTGTGGATGGGGCAGAtcggcggcagcttttcagctgaaaaaccggccggttccgaCGGTTTTTGGGTCGTGAACctgcggttaaccgtgaaaaccggcggttaaccgccggttcagggggTTCCGGTTGCGGCGCGAGAAACGAGGCGACATGACGCAGCTTTTTCAAACgggcatcactgtgcatttcgttgatcacagttggactttaaacaaacgtttgattgcatttcgggaatttcccgcaccacacactgcacaagcaattgctcaat
This portion of the Salvia splendens isolate huo1 chromosome 10, SspV2, whole genome shotgun sequence genome encodes:
- the LOC121753234 gene encoding probable calcium-binding protein CML36, giving the protein MKLTKLFRSKKSRSVSRSEADPSSFSSYTTSSSDDGAAKRPTGSSTPTSVLPSADQWTEISVCFELKQAFEMIDRDGDGKITKEELESLLSRLGAEPPSKEELSQIDRDGDGCITLEEFHAIGSAFAPAADASELRHTFDFFDSDRDGRITAEELFRVFETIGDARCTLEDCRRMIRGVDKNGDGFVCFEDFSRMMELQR